The Paenibacillus sophorae genome has a segment encoding these proteins:
- a CDS encoding ABC transporter substrate-binding protein, whose translation MKRFGFGRFRFRRGMILVLAMFMAVLAGCGGNSGADANTQATNTSSNNVTSSDQGAASTAAEPVKITWWHSMSGTGEKAINKIVTDFNASHPDIQVEAVYQGKYDESLNKLKASLGSDSGPDLIQVYEIGSKFMIDSKMITPVQKFIDEDSFDLSSLEPNITRYYTIGGQLNAMPFNTSNPILYYNKDAFKAAGLDPENPPKTFEEYETAAKALSKNGKPGAAIAIYGWFMEQLFANQNAEYVNGGNGRDQAATESLLASEAGVKTLEWWKKMVDEKAVANLGRDTDDTDSAFAAGQVAMTLDSTASLRKIVDAVGGKFEVGTGFLPKPADAKEGGVVVGGASLYIMNNKPEAEQKAAWEFIKYVASPEVQAEWSVSTGYFPITKAAYDQQVLKDNMAKYPQFQTAVDQLHASSASNATSGAVMGVFPEARQIVEGAIEEALNGKKEPKKALEDAAAQITDKLKQYNATVK comes from the coding sequence ATGAAAAGGTTTGGCTTTGGAAGATTTCGTTTCAGACGCGGCATGATTCTGGTGCTCGCCATGTTTATGGCGGTTTTGGCAGGCTGCGGAGGGAACTCAGGCGCTGACGCGAATACTCAAGCAACCAATACGTCGTCTAACAACGTAACAAGCAGCGATCAGGGTGCGGCTAGCACCGCAGCGGAACCGGTGAAAATCACCTGGTGGCACTCCATGTCCGGCACTGGCGAGAAAGCAATCAACAAGATTGTTACCGACTTTAACGCAAGCCATCCTGACATTCAGGTTGAAGCGGTCTATCAGGGCAAATATGACGAGAGCTTGAACAAGCTGAAGGCTTCGCTCGGATCTGACAGCGGCCCGGATCTGATACAGGTGTATGAGATCGGCAGCAAATTTATGATCGACTCCAAGATGATTACTCCGGTACAGAAGTTTATCGATGAGGATAGCTTTGACTTGTCTTCTCTGGAACCGAATATCACCCGGTACTATACGATTGGCGGCCAACTGAACGCGATGCCGTTCAACACGTCCAATCCAATCCTGTACTATAACAAAGATGCCTTTAAAGCGGCCGGACTCGATCCCGAGAATCCGCCCAAGACCTTTGAGGAATATGAGACGGCTGCCAAAGCGCTCAGCAAGAACGGCAAGCCGGGGGCCGCGATCGCGATTTACGGATGGTTCATGGAGCAGCTGTTCGCCAATCAGAATGCCGAGTATGTGAACGGAGGCAATGGCCGCGACCAGGCTGCAACGGAATCGCTGCTTGCTTCGGAAGCTGGTGTGAAGACGCTGGAGTGGTGGAAAAAAATGGTGGATGAAAAAGCCGTTGCCAACCTTGGACGTGATACGGACGACACGGACAGCGCATTTGCCGCCGGACAAGTAGCGATGACCCTGGATTCGACGGCCTCCTTGCGGAAGATAGTGGATGCTGTAGGAGGCAAGTTCGAGGTGGGAACCGGCTTTCTGCCGAAACCGGCTGATGCCAAAGAAGGAGGCGTTGTTGTCGGCGGAGCCAGCCTGTACATTATGAACAACAAGCCGGAAGCAGAGCAGAAAGCCGCTTGGGAATTCATCAAGTATGTGGCTTCCCCGGAAGTGCAGGCGGAATGGAGCGTGAGCACCGGCTACTTCCCGATCACGAAGGCCGCCTATGATCAGCAGGTCTTGAAAGACAACATGGCTAAATATCCGCAGTTCCAGACAGCTGTTGATCAGCTTCATGCTTCAAGCGCCTCGAACGCTACATCGGGAGCGGTTATGGGTGTCTTCCCGGAAGCACGCCAGATCGTGGAAGGTGCAATCGAGGAGGCGCTGAACGGAAAGAAGGAGCCTAAGAAGGCGCTTGAGGATGCTGCCGCGCAGATAACCGACAAGCTGAAGCAGTATAATGCCACGGTGAAATAA
- a CDS encoding response regulator has translation MASIHSIVYVAIVIMAYFIVRLYVKQIRDAKKLLETEKKYNEKLRLYLNVIEQSPLSIVITDTHSQIEYINPYFTEVTGYSMEEAVGQTPGILKSEETTPETYLEMWRTISKGDKWQGEFINKKKNGEKYTEAVIISSIKDDNQKITHYVGIKENVSEYKRIKKELLDQLYFTSQLIDTLPHPLFYLDVEGYFLGCNAAYEQAFNVKRLELTGLHARDLAHLPRESYEELDDMRKEVTRNGQPAQRQLRRPFADGKEHDILYSLSAYHLSDGTEGGYLGIMMDITDLKIKEKELLESRNFLDVIINHIPVMVYVKDAADLKIYKANKACADFLERSPEDMTGMTDYDLFPPEVARKLNATDRKVLEHGQTVSEIEILPGDSEQGTLRYVHASKLPIMDADGNVLFLLGVSEDITELKQKESELTQALYMAEEATAAKSEFLANMSHEIRTPMNAIIGLAHLALKTELSPKQRDYLSKIHNAGTSLLGIVNEILDFSKVESGKLELEVTEFELPEVITDAVSLSSQSAYDKGLELMYYTPADVPVNLIGDPLRLQQVLTNLVSNAVKFTEKGEVVVRVEQVHRVHNRVKLKFSVRDTGIGLSKEAEARLFQAFTQADSSTTRKFGGTGLGLAISRKLVEMMGGNLWAESKAGEGSTFSFTAWFGVSKTNSSPAREIPKEMRSLRMLVVDDNQAARELLVKNLQDFNCSASAVSSGEEAILALEAADENEPYDLVFLDWEIEGEYGLETARRIKKHATLKAIPAVILVTAFGKDVYLKQADAADLDDVLVKPVNQSLLYDTIINLFVPHNGELPLPSSVNEKDYKLAGLRVLLVEDNEINQQIAVELLKSQGVETEIASNGAEAVRMIGELPKPYFQLVLMDMQMPVMDGFEAARRIREKGSELPIIAMTARTMPEEREKCLAAGMNDHVSKPIDPDILFSIIDKWIPDDVKGKLSQTIHGDAWHEKNIAAPSFPQINGIDTINSFKRTGNNEILYIRLLRKYADNHDNTVRQIQEAADRRDFAEAHRLVHNLKGVSGNIGALEVQTLSGEISALLSAGPAGEEIMPLIERLETAVLGISEEIRSALGGIPSSSAEAEGNMPPRRPMKQEIGRLLGLLKDSDSEAVDYFNAVKNQLKAWMEPEDWRETEQSIVIFDFEDAIDRIERVARNSNQYIEGDENA, from the coding sequence TTGGCTTCCATACATAGCATTGTTTACGTAGCGATTGTCATTATGGCTTATTTTATTGTGCGCCTGTACGTAAAACAGATCAGAGACGCCAAAAAGCTGCTGGAGACCGAAAAGAAGTACAATGAAAAATTGCGCCTGTATCTGAATGTCATCGAGCAATCGCCGCTTTCCATCGTTATTACCGATACGCACAGCCAGATAGAATACATCAATCCTTATTTCACGGAGGTAACCGGGTACAGCATGGAAGAGGCGGTCGGCCAAACGCCGGGTATTCTTAAGTCGGAAGAAACGACGCCGGAAACCTATCTGGAGATGTGGAGGACAATCAGCAAGGGCGACAAGTGGCAGGGGGAATTTATCAACAAGAAAAAGAACGGAGAGAAGTACACGGAAGCCGTTATCATCTCTTCAATCAAGGACGATAACCAGAAGATCACTCACTATGTAGGCATCAAAGAGAATGTCTCCGAGTATAAACGCATAAAAAAAGAGCTTTTGGACCAGCTTTACTTTACGTCGCAGCTTATCGACACTTTGCCCCATCCGTTATTTTATTTGGATGTAGAGGGTTATTTCCTTGGCTGCAATGCGGCCTACGAGCAGGCGTTCAACGTGAAGCGGCTGGAATTAACCGGTCTGCATGCGAGGGACTTGGCGCATTTGCCCCGGGAAAGCTACGAAGAGCTGGACGATATGAGAAAAGAAGTGACCCGAAACGGCCAACCCGCTCAAAGACAGCTTAGAAGGCCTTTTGCCGACGGCAAAGAGCATGACATTCTTTATTCTCTGTCTGCTTATCATTTGTCCGATGGGACCGAGGGTGGGTATTTAGGCATCATGATGGATATCACCGATCTGAAGATCAAGGAAAAGGAGCTTCTGGAGAGCCGGAATTTTCTGGATGTCATCATTAATCATATCCCTGTGATGGTCTATGTTAAAGATGCGGCAGACTTGAAGATCTACAAAGCGAATAAGGCTTGTGCGGATTTCCTGGAACGTTCCCCCGAGGATATGACGGGAATGACCGATTATGATCTGTTCCCGCCGGAGGTAGCCAGGAAGCTGAACGCTACGGACCGAAAAGTTTTGGAGCATGGACAGACCGTAAGCGAGATCGAAATTTTGCCGGGTGACAGCGAGCAGGGCACACTCCGTTATGTCCATGCTTCGAAGCTGCCGATTATGGATGCCGATGGCAACGTCCTCTTCCTTCTGGGCGTTTCCGAGGACATTACCGAGCTCAAGCAAAAAGAAAGTGAGCTTACTCAAGCTCTGTACATGGCTGAGGAGGCGACAGCCGCCAAATCCGAGTTTCTGGCCAATATGAGCCATGAAATTAGAACCCCGATGAACGCCATTATCGGACTGGCCCATCTGGCGCTCAAGACCGAACTCAGTCCGAAGCAGAGAGACTATCTGTCCAAAATACACAATGCCGGAACATCTTTGCTTGGCATTGTTAACGAGATTCTTGATTTTTCCAAGGTAGAATCCGGCAAGCTTGAACTGGAGGTTACGGAGTTCGAACTCCCGGAAGTCATCACGGATGCCGTTTCCCTGTCGAGCCAGTCCGCATATGACAAAGGCCTGGAGCTGATGTATTACACACCGGCGGATGTTCCGGTGAATTTGATCGGCGATCCGCTTCGCCTTCAGCAGGTATTGACCAATCTGGTAAGCAATGCTGTGAAATTTACAGAAAAGGGCGAGGTTGTTGTCCGGGTCGAGCAGGTCCACCGTGTACATAACAGGGTTAAGCTGAAATTCAGCGTGCGGGATACGGGGATCGGGCTCAGTAAAGAAGCGGAAGCAAGACTCTTTCAGGCGTTCACGCAGGCGGACAGCTCCACCACACGCAAATTCGGCGGAACCGGTCTCGGACTGGCTATCAGCCGCAAGCTGGTCGAGATGATGGGAGGAAACCTGTGGGCGGAGAGCAAGGCGGGCGAGGGGAGTACCTTTTCGTTTACGGCATGGTTCGGCGTTAGTAAGACAAACAGCTCCCCAGCCCGAGAGATACCCAAGGAGATGAGATCGCTTCGGATGCTTGTCGTTGACGACAATCAGGCTGCAAGGGAGCTTCTGGTCAAAAATCTGCAGGATTTCAATTGCAGCGCATCCGCCGTATCGTCCGGAGAAGAAGCGATTCTTGCTCTGGAAGCAGCGGATGAGAATGAACCTTATGATCTTGTATTTTTGGATTGGGAAATTGAGGGCGAATACGGTCTTGAAACCGCCAGGAGGATTAAGAAACACGCAACGCTTAAAGCTATTCCAGCGGTTATTCTCGTTACGGCTTTTGGGAAGGACGTTTATTTAAAACAGGCCGATGCCGCGGATTTGGACGATGTACTGGTCAAGCCCGTTAATCAATCCCTGCTTTACGACACGATCATCAACCTGTTCGTTCCGCATAACGGGGAGCTGCCTTTGCCTTCAAGTGTGAATGAGAAGGATTATAAGCTTGCGGGTCTAAGGGTTCTGCTGGTCGAGGACAATGAAATCAATCAGCAAATCGCCGTTGAACTGCTGAAAAGCCAGGGAGTTGAGACGGAGATCGCTTCAAACGGAGCGGAGGCTGTCCGGATGATCGGGGAGCTGCCGAAGCCATATTTCCAACTGGTGCTGATGGATATGCAAATGCCGGTAATGGACGGATTTGAGGCTGCGCGAAGAATTCGGGAGAAGGGTTCGGAGCTGCCGATCATCGCCATGACAGCCCGCACGATGCCGGAAGAAAGGGAGAAGTGCCTGGCGGCCGGCATGAACGATCATGTATCAAAGCCGATCGACCCCGATATTCTGTTCAGCATCATAGACAAATGGATTCCGGACGATGTGAAAGGCAAGCTCTCGCAGACGATTCACGGGGATGCCTGGCATGAGAAAAACATCGCGGCGCCGTCTTTTCCGCAGATTAATGGAATCGATACGATTAACAGTTTCAAGCGTACCGGAAACAACGAGATTTTATATATACGTCTGCTGCGGAAATATGCGGACAACCATGACAATACCGTAAGGCAGATACAGGAGGCCGCAGATCGTCGGGATTTCGCCGAAGCGCATAGACTTGTCCATAACTTAAAAGGCGTATCCGGCAATATCGGCGCGTTGGAGGTACAGACCTTGTCGGGCGAAATCAGCGCATTACTGTCTGCAGGGCCGGCCGGGGAGGAGATTATGCCGCTTATTGAAAGACTTGAGACTGCCGTCCTCGGCATATCGGAAGAAATCCGTTCCGCATTAGGAGGAATTCCAAGCTCAAGTGCCGAAGCAGAAGGAAATATGCCTCCTCGCCGGCCGATGAAGCAGGAGATTGGCCGGCTGCTGGGTCTGCTGAAGGATAGCGACAGTGAAGCGGTAGACTATTTCAATGCGGTGAAGAATCAATTAAAGGCATGGATGGAGCCGGAAGATTGGCGCGAAACGGAACAATCGATCGTGATATTCGATTTTGAAGACGCGATTGACCGGATTGAAAGGGTGGCAAGGAACAGCAATCAGTACATAGAGGGTGATGAGAATGCTTGA
- a CDS encoding response regulator, with the protein MRMLDLRPVVLVVDDTPDNIALLSGLLKESYRVKIATNGEKALAVAKSAPPDLILLDIMMPVMDGYETCRRLKMDKELEDIPVIFLTAKEEAEDENKGFELGAVDYITKPISAPVLLSRVKTHLILKQSNHFLKDKNHFLEKEISRRIKEISLVQEVTIMSMAALAEMRDVDTGNHIQRTKLYIEELATHLARTPKYSGILNRETVDLIVTSAPLHDIGKVGIPDHILLKPGSLTREEFEIMKTHTTLGKEAILRAEQLMNKKETFFRYAKEIVYSHHEKWDGTGYPEGLAGERIPLSARLMAVADVYDALTSKRVYKEAMSHEQAVEIIAGNAGKHFDPDIVRIFLSCQRKFREISGLYQNQEVH; encoded by the coding sequence ATGAGAATGCTTGACCTGAGACCCGTTGTATTAGTAGTGGATGATACACCTGATAACATTGCTTTACTTAGCGGCCTCCTGAAAGAAAGTTATAGAGTAAAAATCGCCACGAACGGCGAAAAGGCGCTCGCGGTAGCCAAGTCCGCACCGCCCGATTTAATTCTGCTGGATATCATGATGCCGGTCATGGACGGATATGAAACGTGCCGGCGGCTGAAAATGGATAAGGAACTCGAGGATATTCCGGTCATCTTTCTGACTGCCAAAGAAGAAGCGGAGGATGAGAACAAAGGGTTCGAGCTGGGGGCGGTTGACTATATTACCAAACCGATTAGCGCGCCAGTTCTGCTGTCGCGGGTGAAGACGCATTTGATTCTCAAGCAGTCCAACCATTTCCTCAAAGACAAGAACCATTTTCTTGAAAAGGAGATATCGAGGCGGATCAAGGAAATTTCTCTCGTTCAGGAGGTGACCATCATGTCGATGGCCGCCCTTGCCGAGATGAGGGATGTCGACACTGGAAACCATATCCAGCGGACGAAGCTGTATATTGAAGAACTGGCCACACACCTCGCCCGGACGCCCAAATACAGCGGGATTTTAAACCGGGAGACGGTTGACCTGATCGTTACCTCGGCTCCGCTTCATGACATCGGGAAGGTGGGAATACCGGATCACATTCTGCTGAAGCCGGGGAGTCTGACCCGGGAAGAGTTCGAAATCATGAAGACTCACACAACTTTGGGTAAAGAAGCGATTCTGCGGGCGGAGCAGCTGATGAACAAGAAAGAGACTTTTTTCCGGTACGCGAAGGAAATCGTGTATTCTCATCATGAAAAATGGGATGGTACAGGCTATCCCGAAGGACTTGCGGGGGAGCGGATTCCGCTCTCGGCAAGGCTGATGGCTGTCGCCGACGTATATGACGCGCTTACGAGCAAAAGGGTGTACAAGGAGGCCATGTCCCATGAACAGGCGGTGGAAATTATCGCGGGGAATGCGGGCAAGCATTTCGATCCGGATATCGTTCGGATATTTCTTAGCTGCCAGCGTAAATTCAGGGAGATTTCCGGCCTGTACCAAAACCAGGAAGTGCATTGA
- a CDS encoding NADPH-dependent oxidoreductase: protein MLSTLANHRSYREYSQRDVEQEVLEKIIGAAQAAPSWINGQHVTIISVRDEERRRQLSVLSGNQKHVAGAPVFLVFCMDFYRAKLAGEIENISFEAERDVDVLLTGATDVGIAMEAAIVAAESLGLGIIPIGGVRRNTQGVIDLLKLPKYVFPIVGLCVGYPEAEVPKQPRLPLHAVWHEESYNSDLAGYLREINEAQRQTLKAQGLEEKDWTGRVAAFFAANPEYSDAKRTLKEQGFTCDNLKDE, encoded by the coding sequence GTGCTTTCAACGTTGGCCAACCACCGCTCCTACCGGGAGTATTCGCAGCGGGATGTGGAGCAGGAAGTATTGGAGAAGATAATCGGGGCAGCGCAGGCGGCTCCCTCATGGATCAACGGGCAGCATGTGACGATCATTTCCGTACGGGACGAGGAGCGAAGACGGCAGCTGTCCGTTCTCAGCGGGAACCAGAAGCATGTGGCCGGGGCTCCGGTGTTTCTTGTGTTCTGCATGGACTTTTACCGCGCCAAGCTGGCCGGTGAGATCGAGAATATTTCATTTGAAGCGGAACGCGATGTGGATGTTCTGCTGACCGGTGCGACCGATGTGGGAATTGCAATGGAAGCCGCGATTGTCGCGGCGGAATCTCTCGGCCTTGGCATCATTCCGATCGGCGGAGTCCGGCGGAATACGCAGGGTGTTATCGATCTTCTTAAGCTGCCGAAATATGTATTCCCCATAGTCGGGCTCTGTGTAGGCTATCCCGAAGCGGAGGTGCCGAAGCAGCCTCGGCTTCCTCTCCATGCGGTATGGCATGAAGAGAGCTATAACTCGGATCTGGCCGGTTATCTGAGGGAGATTAACGAAGCCCAGCGCCAAACGCTGAAAGCCCAAGGCTTGGAGGAAAAAGACTGGACCGGACGGGTTGCGGCCTTCTTCGCCGCCAATCCGGAATACAGCGATGCGAAGCGAACGCTGAAAGAGCAGGGCTTTACCTGCGACAACCTCAAAGATGAGTAA
- a CDS encoding LysR family transcriptional regulator, whose translation MTLQQLKYVIEVAGRGSMNEAAKRLFISQPSLSNTIRDLEDEIGITIFERTNKGISLSKEGAEFLSYARQVVEQAELLENRYLGAKPSPQHFSVSTQHYAFAVNAFVNLVREHGQDEYELALRETKTYEIIQDVKSLRSEIGILYLNEFNAKVMGRLLKDAGLAFNSLFTAKPHIFISIHNPLAKQSIVTIDQLHEYPYLSFEQGEYNSFHFSEEILSTLSHPKSIRVNDRATLFNLLIGLNGYTISTGVLSADLNGNEIIPVPLDCGESINVGWICHKDAVLSKLALAYVEELKRATTE comes from the coding sequence TTGACTTTACAACAACTGAAATATGTGATCGAGGTAGCGGGCCGCGGTTCGATGAACGAGGCGGCGAAGCGGCTGTTCATTTCCCAGCCCAGCCTGTCCAATACGATCAGGGATCTGGAAGATGAGATCGGAATCACGATCTTTGAGCGGACCAACAAAGGCATCTCCCTCTCGAAAGAAGGCGCGGAATTTTTAAGCTATGCCCGTCAGGTGGTCGAGCAGGCCGAGCTGCTGGAGAACCGGTATCTTGGCGCAAAGCCGTCGCCGCAGCATTTTTCCGTGTCGACCCAGCATTACGCATTCGCGGTGAATGCCTTTGTGAACCTGGTGCGCGAGCACGGGCAGGACGAATACGAGCTCGCGCTCCGCGAGACAAAGACCTACGAAATTATCCAGGATGTCAAAAGCCTTCGCAGCGAGATCGGCATTCTGTATCTGAACGAATTCAACGCCAAAGTGATGGGCAGGCTGCTGAAAGACGCGGGACTAGCGTTTAACAGTCTGTTCACGGCGAAACCGCATATTTTTATCAGCATCCACAACCCGCTCGCCAAGCAGTCAATCGTAACCATAGACCAGCTGCATGAATATCCCTATCTGTCCTTTGAACAGGGGGAGTATAACTCCTTTCACTTCTCTGAGGAAATATTAAGCACTCTCTCGCATCCCAAAAGCATACGGGTCAACGACAGGGCGACGCTGTTCAATCTCCTCATCGGGCTGAACGGATATACGATTTCTACCGGCGTGCTGAGCGCGGACCTGAACGGCAATGAAATTATTCCGGTTCCGCTGGACTGCGGCGAGAGCATCAACGTCGGCTGGATCTGCCATAAGGACGCCGTACTCTCCAAGCTGGCTCTTGCTTATGTGGAGGAGCTGAAAAGGGCAACAACGGAGTAA
- a CDS encoding glycosyltransferase family 2 protein, translating into MKPEISIIVPVYKVENYIHKCVDSILAQSFENFELILVDDGSPDNCPAICDGYAAMDTRVKVIHKPNGGLSDARNWGINAAEGKYIGFVDSDDWIAKDMYESLYNALIEHEADIAVCCHYEVVDGELFQINNFDGSPRVLGNVEGLSELLMDVRIKNLAWDKLYKRELFRSVNYPVGVYYEDTPTTYKLFMQASKVAIVNIPKYYYFKRKESITGSKDLKKLQDKFSGAYEKYEKVRSQYHDKIDKHTWGWAANVVINEAMELYNYLLREKNGLDNSQDVDKVKKFLRENLSVIMGAKPVGPKLKMAALILSTSEAFYSLLYSTLIFPFRKEKNQSLM; encoded by the coding sequence ATGAAACCGGAAATCAGCATCATAGTGCCTGTGTATAAGGTGGAGAACTATATCCATAAATGTGTGGATTCGATTCTGGCACAGAGCTTCGAGAACTTTGAACTGATTCTAGTCGATGACGGCTCTCCCGACAACTGTCCCGCCATTTGCGACGGCTATGCGGCCATGGATACAAGGGTCAAGGTCATTCACAAACCGAACGGCGGATTGTCCGACGCCAGAAACTGGGGGATCAACGCCGCAGAGGGCAAATATATCGGTTTTGTCGATTCGGATGACTGGATTGCCAAAGACATGTACGAATCGCTGTACAACGCCTTGATCGAACATGAAGCGGATATCGCCGTATGCTGCCATTACGAGGTGGTTGACGGCGAACTGTTCCAAATTAACAACTTTGACGGCTCCCCCCGAGTGCTGGGGAACGTGGAAGGACTAAGCGAACTGCTGATGGATGTCCGGATCAAGAATCTGGCCTGGGACAAGCTTTACAAAAGAGAACTGTTCCGCAGCGTCAACTATCCCGTTGGGGTTTATTATGAGGATACTCCGACCACCTATAAATTGTTCATGCAGGCTTCAAAGGTCGCTATCGTCAACATTCCCAAATATTATTACTTCAAAAGAAAAGAGAGCATCACGGGAAGCAAAGATCTAAAAAAGCTCCAGGATAAATTCTCCGGCGCATATGAGAAATATGAAAAGGTCAGAAGCCAGTACCATGACAAAATCGACAAGCATACCTGGGGCTGGGCCGCAAATGTCGTAATTAATGAAGCGATGGAGCTCTACAATTATCTGCTTAGAGAGAAAAACGGACTAGATAATAGCCAAGATGTCGATAAGGTAAAAAAGTTCCTGCGGGAGAATCTCTCCGTAATCATGGGCGCAAAGCCGGTCGGACCCAAACTGAAGATGGCCGCCCTGATCTTGTCGACCAGCGAAGCGTTTTACAGCCTGCTGTACAGCACCCTGATCTTTCCATTCCGTAAAGAAAAGAATCAGAGCCTGATGTAG
- a CDS encoding glycosyltransferase family 4 protein yields MHIGIFMHTNCFEDFFVKGLGISEREYVESYHNDFSFDYARLLREHGIETTIYNFTKIGSKARTYRHKVVDCTVKFIPVSTPYRLYDRIPFSQRTPVLKFVSQYVSTIQPGLAQMLQDDGIDVIYAQEYASGRFERLASIAKSVGIPIIAAYHGGSIPGFLMPIKKRTLQQAAYLTTLNEDEHRSMLSSLPGMKDRIRIIPNFVNRSIFHREDREEARRALGLDGNSRYIITVGRLDEHQKAHSLLVEAVKTLGDFPELKVLIAGSGPDEQELRKRISSAGLEDKIILLGSVRDKNELRHYYNACELFVLPSRYEGLPLVLLEAGACGLPAVAFNVMGVRGLIRDGENGLLAENLDPLQLAGALRKLLSDPEIRSEMGDRALDIVKSQYSEEIIGAKLNALFMDSVGGDSGVKFKPTVLAGNK; encoded by the coding sequence ATGCATATCGGAATTTTCATGCATACCAACTGCTTCGAGGATTTTTTCGTGAAGGGACTCGGCATTAGCGAACGGGAGTATGTCGAATCCTATCATAATGATTTTTCGTTTGATTATGCCCGTCTGCTGCGTGAACACGGTATTGAAACCACCATCTACAATTTCACGAAAATCGGCAGCAAAGCCCGCACCTACCGTCATAAAGTAGTCGATTGTACGGTGAAATTCATACCGGTCAGCACTCCGTACCGTCTGTATGACCGGATTCCGTTCTCGCAGCGGACTCCAGTCCTCAAATTTGTCTCCCAGTACGTCTCCACGATTCAGCCCGGCCTTGCCCAAATGCTGCAAGACGACGGCATTGATGTCATCTACGCGCAGGAATATGCGTCTGGACGGTTTGAACGGCTGGCCAGCATCGCCAAATCCGTGGGCATCCCCATTATTGCCGCATATCACGGCGGAAGCATACCGGGGTTCCTGATGCCGATTAAGAAACGGACCTTGCAGCAGGCCGCCTATCTGACGACGCTTAACGAGGATGAGCATCGCAGCATGCTGTCGTCTTTGCCCGGGATGAAAGACCGTATCCGCATCATTCCGAATTTCGTAAACCGCTCTATCTTCCACCGGGAGGACCGGGAGGAAGCGCGCCGGGCTTTGGGCCTTGACGGTAACTCGCGGTACATCATTACGGTCGGACGGCTGGACGAGCACCAAAAAGCGCATTCTTTGCTCGTCGAGGCTGTCAAGACGCTGGGGGATTTTCCGGAACTGAAGGTGCTGATCGCCGGAAGCGGACCGGATGAGCAGGAATTGCGGAAACGGATATCGAGTGCCGGTCTTGAGGATAAAATCATCCTGCTTGGGTCGGTGCGCGACAAAAACGAATTAAGGCACTATTATAACGCCTGCGAGCTGTTTGTGCTTCCTTCGCGCTACGAAGGGTTGCCCCTCGTCCTTCTGGAAGCGGGAGCTTGCGGTTTGCCTGCCGTGGCCTTCAATGTTATGGGCGTTAGAGGACTGATCCGGGACGGGGAGAACGGGCTTCTTGCGGAGAATCTCGACCCGCTCCAGCTGGCCGGCGCGCTGCGCAAGCTGCTGTCGGATCCGGAAATCCGCTCGGAAATGGGTGACCGGGCTCTGGACATTGTCAAGAGCCAATACTCCGAGGAGATTATCGGCGCCAAGCTGAATGCGTTGTTCATGGACAGTGTGGGCGGCGATAGCGGCGTAAAGTTCAAACCGACCGTTCTGGCCGGAAATAAATAA